The Marinomonas sp. CT5 genome contains the following window.
CAAGAGCAGCAAAAAATATACAGCCGTATTTCGAATGTTGAATACGAAGCTTATTTATAGTTACAGATAGCTTAGTCGCTTGAGTAAAAGAGCAAAATAAGAAAGCCCGTTAGAGGCTTTGGAAATAATGAAGAAACCACAACTGGAACCGGTCAATGAAAATTGACTGATAATTGGAGAATCTACATGAAGCGCAATATATTGAGTTTATTGGTTGTTGGCACGGCGTCGACTTTTGCTGTAAGCAGCTACGCAGAAGAAGTTGTCAATGTTTACAATTTTTCAGACTACATGGCGCCAGGCGCGTTAGAGCAATTTACCAAAGAAACGGGCATTAAGGTAAATTACGATGTGTACGACAGCAATGAAGTATTGGAAGCTAAATTGATGGCGGGTGGCTCTGGCTACGATATTGTGGTTCCGTCAAACTCCTTCTTTGAACGACAAGTAAAAGCTGGTGTTTATCAAACCATTGATAAGAGTAAGCTGAGCAATTACGGCAACCTAGATCAAGCTGTGGCCAAGACTTTAGAAAAGCAAGATCCAGGCAATGCGCATCATATTCCTTATGCTTGGGGAACCATTGGCATAGGTTACAATACGAAAATGGTTGAAGAGCGCCTAGGAACCAAAGACATTACCTCTTGGGACGTTGTATTTGACCCAACCATCGCGGCTAAGCTAGCGGATTGTGGTATCACCATTTTGGATTCTCCGGCAGAAATCATGTCCGTGGTGAACAACTATCGTAAAGTAGATCCGAACTCTGAAGACAAAGGTGAGTTAGAAAAGTCAGCCAAGATTCTATCTGATACTCGAGATAATATTCGTTATTTCCATTCAAGCAAGTATATTTCTGAATTGGCGAACGGCGATGTGTGTGTGACCATTGGTTATAATGGTGATGTGTTACAGGCAAAAAGTCGTGCAGAAGAAGCGGGTCAAGGTGTCGACATTAATTTTGTGAACCCTAAAGAAGGTACTTTAGGTTGGTTCGATTTGATGGCGATTCCTGCTGATGCGCCTCACCCTGAGGCGGCACTTAAGTACATTAACTTTATTCTTAAGAAAGACATCGCGGCGGCTATTTCAAATTACGTATTCTTTGCAGTGCCTAATACGGCTGCTGAGCCTTTGTTAGATAAAGAAGTGGCTGAAAACCCTGCTGTGTATCCAACGCAAGAAGACAAGAAAACACTGTTTGTGCAAACCGCCCATACAGCACGTTTTGACCGCTTGCTAACGCGTGCTTGGACAAATATTAAGACAGGCCGATAATCCGCCTTCTGTATGTGGGCGATGCTGCTACTATCTTAGCATCGCCCTTTTCCACTATTATCTGACAGGTTTGTGATATGTCCGTGTCTTCTCCTTCTCCTATACTAACATCTCAAACGATGCCTGCTTGGCGTCAAAAAGACGCTGAACCTTTTGTTCGCATTGAGCAAATCAATAAAACGTTTGGCGATTTTACCGCTGTGAATAACGTTTCTCTGGATATTTATAAAAACGAATTATTTTGCCTATTGGGTGGGTCGGGTTCTGGTAAAAGTACCCTGCTACGAATGTTGGCAGGCTTTGAGTCCCCTACTTCCGGTCGCATCATTATTGATGGTGTTGACATGTCGGACGTTCCGCCATGGGAACGCCCTGTGAACATGATGTTCCAGTCTTATGCCTTGTTCCCTCATTTGACGGTTGAAGCCAATGTGGCGTTTGGCCTAAAGCGTGAAGGAGTATCCAGCAGTGAAGTAAAAAAACGTGTGGCTGAAATTCTTGAGATGGTCAAGTTAGGTCATCTTGCGCGTCGCAAACCACATATGTTGTCTGGCGGACAGCGTCAACGTGTGGCCTTGGCTCGCTCTTTGGTTAAACGCCCTAAATTATTGCTGTTGGATGAGCCATTAGGCGCCCTAGATAAAAAATTGCGCGAAGAAACACAGTTTGAACTGATGCGTTTGCAAGAAGAGCTAGGCATTACCTTTGTCGTCGTGACTCACGACCAAGAAGAAGCCATGACATTGGCAACGCGCATTGGTGTTATGAATGACGGCGTGATCGTCCAAACTGCCGAACCTCATGAAGTGTATGAGTATCCTAGCAACCGTTATGTTGCGGAATTTATTGGTAATGTGAACCTGTTTAAAGGGTCTGTGGTGTCCGATGAACGAGACAGTGCGGCGATTCAGTGTGATGACACCAATGGTTTGATTTTCTTGGATCACGGTATCAGTTGTGCACCTAATCAAGTTGTAAATGTGGCGATTCGCCCTGAAAAAATACGCATTACCCGTGAGGCTGTCGTTGAGCAAAACAATACCGCGGAAGGGGTTATCACTGAAGTGGCGTACATGGGGAGTCAATCTATCTACAAGGTGCGTTTGCTGTCTGGTAAAGAAGTACGTGTCACTCAACCCAATACTCAACGAGACACTGGTGAGCGCCTAACATGGGATGATCAGGTGTATTTATCTTGGGATGCCGATAGCAGCGTGGTACTCACATCATGATGAACGCACCCTCCAATACAACAAGTCCGACGCTATGGCAGCGTTTACAAAATATTCGTCTAGGGCGCTGGTTTGTTATTTTAATCCCTATGTTGTGGCTGGCGGCGTTCTTTTTTATCCCTTTTTTGGTGGTGTTTAAAATCTCGCTATCCGAGGCCATGATTTCGGTGCCACCCTATTCGCCATTATTGGAATGGGATCCAAGTAACGCTTACGCTACGTTGAAAGTGACCTTTGGCAACTATCTTTTTTTGTTTGAATCGCGTTTTTATCTGGATGCGTATTTAAGCTCTTTGCGCATTGCCGCGGTGTCGACTTTTTTCACCTTAATCATTGGTTTTCCGATTGCTTATTTCATTGCGCGCAGTGGACCAACGGCTCGTACAGTATTGTTGTCACTGGTTATTTTGCCTTTTTGGACCTCCTTTCTATTGCGTGTTTACGCGTGGATGTCTTTGCTGAAGAAGAATGGTTTGGTCAATGACACATTGATGTCTTTAGGTTTGATCGATCAACCGCTGCAAATCTTACAAACGGATGTGGCGGTGTATATCGGTATTGTTTACACCTACTTGCCCTTTATGATTTTGCCTTTGTATACCACATTAGAAAAAATGGACATGAGCTTGATTGAGGCGGCGAAAGATCTGGGTGCGAAACCTTGGCGAGCCTTTTGTTTGGTGACTTTACCTTTGGCCAAGCCTGGTATAATCGCGGGCTGTCTGTTGGTGTTTATTCCTGCAGTTGGGGAGTTTGTTATTCCTGCTTTGTTAGGTGGCTCAGATACCTTGATGATTGGTCGTGTGTTGTGGGACGAGTTTTTCCTAAATCGAGATTGGCCGCTGGCGTCGGCGGTTGCCATTGTGATGCTGATCGTTCTGGTTGGTCCTATTATGTTCATGCGTAATGGCAATAAGGAGGCGATGTAATGAAAAATCATTCTTTAGCGCTTAAGTTAAGTGCTGGTTTCGGCTTCTTATTTTTATACGCACCGATTGTAGCTCTGATTGTTTACAGTTTTAACGAATCCAAGCTGGTGACCGTTTGGGGAGGCTGGTCTTTAAAATGGTATGTTGAGTTGTTCCAAAATGATCAGATCATGGATGCCGCTTGGATTAGTTTAAAAATTGCCTTTATCAGTGCCTCTTTGGCGGCTGTACTCGGTACTTTGGCTGGGTTTGTGTTAAGTCGTATGACGAAGTTTCGTGGCAAAACCATGATGGCTGGTTGGGTTACAGCGCCTTTGGTGATGCCTGAAGTCATCACCGGTTTGTCGCTATTACTGTTGTTTGTCGCTATGGAAAGTATGTTTGGTTGGCCTGCAGGACGAGGCATGACGACAATTATTATTGCGCACACAACCTTTTGTTTAGCTTATGTGGCTGTGGTGGTGCAATCACGTTTGTCATCTATGGATGAGACGTTAGAAGAAGCGGCGATGGATCTTGGTGCTAAGCCAGTTTCCTTGTTTTTCTTAATTACGTTGCCGTTGATTGCGCCTGCTATCTTGTCTGGCTGGTTATTGTCATTTACCTTATCACTTGATGATTTGGTCATCGCGAGTTTCGTCTCAGGTCCGGGTAACTCGACCTTGCCAATGGTGATTTTCTCGAAAGTTCGTTTGGGTGTGACGCCAGAAATCAACGCCCTCGCGACCCTAATGATATTAGTGGTTTCCATTGCAGTGATTGCGGCGATTTTTATTATGCGCCGTCAAAATCGATTCCAAAATCCATAAGCGTTATGCCACTGAGGTAAGTGATTAATGAAGATAGGAATTCTCGCAGCAGGCATTACGCCTGATGTGTTACGCGATAAGTATCCGACTTACGCCGAAATGTTTGCTCAACAAATAGCGGCATTAGAATCGGACTTATCATTTGAAATATTTGATGTTCGTTTAGATGAGTTCCCTGAAAGCACTGCTTCTTGTGATGCTTGGCTGATTACAGGGTCAAAGTCGGATGCCTATGGCGATGATCCGTGGATCATTCGTTTGTGTGAGTTTATTCGTGAAGTCGATGCCAGAGGCCAAGTGTTGGTGGGGATTTGCTTTGGCCACCAGGTGATTGCACGTGCCCTGGGTGGTCGGGTTGCTAAATTTGATGGTGGCTGGGGAGTTGGGGTGCATCATTATCAAATCGTTGATAATGTCACCACACCACTGGACTTTAAGGACATTGCGTTTTGTGCTTTCCATCAAGATCAAGTACTGGAAAAGCCTGAGAAAATGACCAGTTTTTTGAGCAGTGATTTTTGCCAACATGCAGGGTT
Protein-coding sequences here:
- a CDS encoding polyamine ABC transporter substrate-binding protein, which encodes MKRNILSLLVVGTASTFAVSSYAEEVVNVYNFSDYMAPGALEQFTKETGIKVNYDVYDSNEVLEAKLMAGGSGYDIVVPSNSFFERQVKAGVYQTIDKSKLSNYGNLDQAVAKTLEKQDPGNAHHIPYAWGTIGIGYNTKMVEERLGTKDITSWDVVFDPTIAAKLADCGITILDSPAEIMSVVNNYRKVDPNSEDKGELEKSAKILSDTRDNIRYFHSSKYISELANGDVCVTIGYNGDVLQAKSRAEEAGQGVDINFVNPKEGTLGWFDLMAIPADAPHPEAALKYINFILKKDIAAAISNYVFFAVPNTAAEPLLDKEVAENPAVYPTQEDKKTLFVQTAHTARFDRLLTRAWTNIKTGR
- a CDS encoding ABC transporter ATP-binding protein, which gives rise to MSVSSPSPILTSQTMPAWRQKDAEPFVRIEQINKTFGDFTAVNNVSLDIYKNELFCLLGGSGSGKSTLLRMLAGFESPTSGRIIIDGVDMSDVPPWERPVNMMFQSYALFPHLTVEANVAFGLKREGVSSSEVKKRVAEILEMVKLGHLARRKPHMLSGGQRQRVALARSLVKRPKLLLLDEPLGALDKKLREETQFELMRLQEELGITFVVVTHDQEEAMTLATRIGVMNDGVIVQTAEPHEVYEYPSNRYVAEFIGNVNLFKGSVVSDERDSAAIQCDDTNGLIFLDHGISCAPNQVVNVAIRPEKIRITREAVVEQNNTAEGVITEVAYMGSQSIYKVRLLSGKEVRVTQPNTQRDTGERLTWDDQVYLSWDADSSVVLTS
- a CDS encoding ABC transporter permease subunit, giving the protein MNAPSNTTSPTLWQRLQNIRLGRWFVILIPMLWLAAFFFIPFLVVFKISLSEAMISVPPYSPLLEWDPSNAYATLKVTFGNYLFLFESRFYLDAYLSSLRIAAVSTFFTLIIGFPIAYFIARSGPTARTVLLSLVILPFWTSFLLRVYAWMSLLKKNGLVNDTLMSLGLIDQPLQILQTDVAVYIGIVYTYLPFMILPLYTTLEKMDMSLIEAAKDLGAKPWRAFCLVTLPLAKPGIIAGCLLVFIPAVGEFVIPALLGGSDTLMIGRVLWDEFFLNRDWPLASAVAIVMLIVLVGPIMFMRNGNKEAM
- a CDS encoding ABC transporter permease subunit; this translates as MKNHSLALKLSAGFGFLFLYAPIVALIVYSFNESKLVTVWGGWSLKWYVELFQNDQIMDAAWISLKIAFISASLAAVLGTLAGFVLSRMTKFRGKTMMAGWVTAPLVMPEVITGLSLLLLFVAMESMFGWPAGRGMTTIIIAHTTFCLAYVAVVVQSRLSSMDETLEEAAMDLGAKPVSLFFLITLPLIAPAILSGWLLSFTLSLDDLVIASFVSGPGNSTLPMVIFSKVRLGVTPEINALATLMILVVSIAVIAAIFIMRRQNRFQNP
- a CDS encoding glutamine amidotransferase codes for the protein MKIGILAAGITPDVLRDKYPTYAEMFAQQIAALESDLSFEIFDVRLDEFPESTASCDAWLITGSKSDAYGDDPWIIRLCEFIREVDARGQVLVGICFGHQVIARALGGRVAKFDGGWGVGVHHYQIVDNVTTPLDFKDIAFCAFHQDQVLEKPEKMTSFLSSDFCQHAGLIYKDRILTFQGHPEFSKDYEMELIDLYDGVTLTPEVAQKARQSVKNEGIQNQALMAWIGKFLQG